The genomic segment TCCCGGCGCGATCGCGTTCAAGCGAATGCCGTACTTGCCCCACTCGCTGGCCAGCGAGCGCGTCATGATCAATACGCCCGCCTTGGCCACGGCGCTCGGCACCACATAGCCAGACCCGGTCCACGCGTAGGTGGTGCTGATCGATAGCATCGCCCCCGGCGTCTTGTCCGCGATCCAGCGCTTGCCAAAGGCCAGCGTGCAGTTGTAAGAACCCTTGAGCACGATGTCGACCACCGAGTTAAACGCGTTGTAGCTCAGGCGTTCGGTCGGACAAATAAAATTGCCCGCCGCGTTGTTCACCAGTCCCTGCACCGCTCCAAAGCGCTCATAGGCCGCGTCGGCCAGCGCCTCCACCTCCTCGGGCTTGCGCACGTCGCACGCGCGCCCCAGCACCTGCCCCCCCGTCTCGCCGGCCAACTCGCGCGCGGTCTCCACGATCACCGCTTCGCGCCGGCCGCAGATCACCAAATTGGCGCCCAGCTCCAGCAGGTACTTCGACATCGAGCGCCCCAGCCCCGTGCCGCCTCCGGTGATGACAATCGTGCGGTCCGCGAACGTGCCGGCGGGCAACATTCCCTGTGTGTGGCGGCTCTGCGACATGGCAATACTCCGGCGATGAAAAGGGGACCAGGCAGCGTGCGATTATCAAGC from the Pirellulales bacterium genome contains:
- a CDS encoding SDR family oxidoreductase, yielding MSQSRHTQGMLPAGTFADRTIVITGGGTGLGRSMSKYLLELGANLVICGRREAVIVETARELAGETGGQVLGRACDVRKPEEVEALADAAYERFGAVQGLVNNAAGNFICPTERLSYNAFNSVVDIVLKGSYNCTLAFGKRWIADKTPGAMLSISTTYAWTGSGYVVPSAVAKAGVLIMTRSLASEWGKYGIRLNAIAPGPFPTEGAWSRLMPPQLDKTFDPKVKIPLGRHGEHQELANLAAYLLSDFAAYITGDVVTIDGGEWLRGAGEFNGLEAVSQGEWDLLQAAMKPKK